The genomic stretch TGCCGGCCAGCGTCGCCTGGATATCGACCAGCCCACTCTCGTTCATCCGCGTGGCGGCCATCTCACCCGCCAGCCCTTCGACGGCGATGCGGATGTGGGTCAGTTCCTCAAAGGCAGGGGCCGACAGCAGCGGCACAATGATCGAGCGGTTGTTCTGCATTTCGAGCAGCCGCTCGGCGACCAGCCTTTGCAGCGCCTCGCGGATCGGCGTCGTCGAGATGCCGAACGTCTCGGCGAGCTTGCGAATGACCAGCGTCTGGCCCGGGCTGAAGCCGCCTGAAATCAATTCCTGCTTGAGCGCGCCATAGGCGCGATCGTTGAGGGTTTGATGTTCGAGCTTCAGCATGCGCG from Mesorhizobium sp. NZP2077 encodes the following:
- a CDS encoding GntR family transcriptional regulator; this encodes MLKLEHQTLNDRAYGALKQELISGGFSPGQTLVIRKLAETFGISTTPIREALQRLVAERLLEMQNNRSIIVPLLSAPAFEELTHIRIAVEGLAGEMAATRMNESGLVDIQATLAGMQSAIEADDARAYLSLNEAFHFAIYQHAGAPILLNMIRDLWGRVGPYLKLLMQADRYIPQSNDAHRRIVAALEQRNGPAVRVSLEQDIAVAAAVLSENLRTTA